One part of the Georgfuchsia toluolica genome encodes these proteins:
- a CDS encoding type II secretion system F family protein translates to MPAFSYSGRNSAGELVNGSLEGATSSAVADLLFSSGITPLEIKPALAGAKETAEAGASGGFDLFGDRIRHVDVLLFTRQIHTLLKAGIPIMRALAGLQESAVNQAMKKVLGQIRTSLDSGRELSLSMARHPTVFSGFYLSMVRVGEMTGRLEEVFLRLFDHLEFERLMREQVKSALRYPSFVVAAMAVALFVVNIFVIPAFAKVFAGFGAELPLLTRILIGFSNFTVHWWYILIGAIAVAGAAFRGWVATTAGHYEWDRIKLRIPIAGKIIHKATLARFARSFALASRSGVPIIQAMTTVANTMDNAYIADKVERMRDSIERGESLLRASIGAGVFTPVVLQMIAVGEESGALDEMMEEIGGMYQNEVEYELKTLAQQIEPILIVMLGVMVLILALGIFLPIWDLGRVAMHK, encoded by the coding sequence GTGCCGGCATTCTCGTATAGCGGCCGCAATAGCGCCGGCGAACTGGTTAACGGTTCGCTGGAGGGCGCCACGTCGAGCGCCGTGGCCGATCTGCTGTTTTCCAGCGGCATTACGCCGCTGGAGATCAAGCCTGCACTGGCGGGCGCAAAGGAAACGGCGGAAGCGGGCGCCAGCGGCGGCTTCGATTTGTTCGGCGACCGTATCCGGCACGTCGATGTGCTGCTGTTTACGCGCCAGATCCATACCCTGCTGAAGGCTGGCATTCCCATCATGCGGGCCTTGGCCGGTCTGCAGGAGTCCGCCGTCAATCAGGCGATGAAAAAAGTGCTGGGCCAGATCCGCACCAGCCTCGACAGCGGCCGCGAACTCTCCCTCTCGATGGCGCGCCACCCCACGGTATTTTCCGGGTTCTATCTTTCCATGGTGCGCGTCGGCGAAATGACGGGGCGGCTGGAGGAAGTATTCCTGCGCCTGTTCGACCACCTGGAGTTCGAGCGCCTCATGCGCGAGCAGGTCAAGTCGGCGTTGCGCTACCCGAGCTTCGTCGTGGCGGCGATGGCGGTCGCCCTGTTCGTCGTGAATATATTTGTCATACCAGCCTTCGCCAAGGTGTTCGCCGGCTTCGGCGCCGAGTTGCCGTTGCTGACGCGCATCCTCATCGGCTTCTCGAATTTCACGGTGCATTGGTGGTACATCCTCATTGGCGCCATTGCCGTGGCGGGCGCCGCATTCCGCGGCTGGGTAGCGACGACCGCCGGCCACTACGAGTGGGACAGGATAAAACTCCGCATTCCGATCGCCGGAAAGATCATCCACAAGGCCACGCTTGCCCGCTTTGCCCGCAGCTTCGCGCTTGCCTCGCGTTCCGGCGTGCCGATCATCCAGGCCATGACCACCGTCGCCAACACCATGGACAACGCCTACATCGCGGACAAGGTGGAGCGCATGCGCGACAGCATCGAGCGCGGCGAATCCCTGCTGCGGGCGTCGATCGGCGCCGGCGTGTTTACGCCCGTGGTATTGCAGATGATCGCGGTCGGCGAGGAATCCGGGGCACTGGACGAGATGATGGAAGAGATCGGCGGCATGTACCAGAACGAGGTCGAATATGAGCTCAAGACTCTCGCTCAGCAGATCGAGCCGATCCTGATCGTCATGCTTGGAGTCATGGTGCTGATCCTGGCGCTGGGCATCTTCCTGCCGATCTGGGATCTCGGCAGAGTCGCGATGCATAAATGA
- a CDS encoding GspE/PulE family protein, translating into MASPPERIRLGDLLLQQGLLTEEQIKLALAEQKRNGRKLGRIFVDSGYVTEEMIGKALARQLKCDYVNLRTFNPDVNLIKLLPEVPARRFRALVLGERNGILRIGFADPTDIVAYDEVSRIVRREIEQAVIVESQLMPLLDRIYRRTEEISGLAKELTQEMGNVPVEFGTVVGLAPGAEDAPVVKLLQTIFEEAQKTRASDIHVEPQEKSLLIRFRIDGVLHIQTEADSKIATALVLRLKLMSNLDISEKRLPQDGRFNIKLRGQAVDVRISTMPNQYGESVVMRLLAQNTGLLELDRLSMPPHVLERFRRAISRPSGIVLVTGPTGSGKTTTLYAALNELNSPEMKIITVEDPVEYRLPGINQVQVHEKIDLSFSRVLRSALRQDPDIILVGEMRDEDTAEIGMRAAMTGHMVLSTLHTNDALSTPIRLLDMGVPSYMVALSIHMVLAQRLVRVICQNCSAPHELEPHEREWLRYEVGDQVDSKDYKHGTGCAHCSNTGYQGRQAVYEFLEMTNALVAAANQGDPHEFIRLGREQMAGNTLRRDAVRLVLEGRTTVSEAMRISNQLEE; encoded by the coding sequence ATGGCAAGTCCCCCGGAGCGAATCCGTCTTGGCGATTTACTGCTTCAGCAGGGCCTGTTGACTGAGGAACAAATCAAGCTGGCGCTGGCGGAACAAAAACGCAATGGCCGCAAGCTGGGCCGCATTTTTGTCGACAGCGGTTATGTGACGGAGGAAATGATCGGCAAGGCTCTGGCACGCCAGTTGAAGTGCGACTACGTCAATCTGCGCACATTCAACCCGGATGTCAATCTGATCAAGCTGCTGCCCGAGGTTCCGGCGCGACGTTTCCGTGCACTGGTGCTCGGCGAAAGAAACGGCATATTGCGGATTGGTTTTGCCGATCCAACCGACATCGTCGCCTACGATGAGGTTTCCCGTATCGTCAGACGCGAGATCGAACAGGCCGTGATCGTCGAAAGCCAGTTGATGCCGCTGCTGGACCGCATTTACCGGCGCACCGAAGAGATTTCCGGATTGGCCAAGGAGTTAACCCAGGAGATGGGCAACGTCCCGGTCGAGTTCGGCACCGTGGTGGGGCTTGCGCCGGGGGCCGAAGATGCACCGGTGGTCAAACTGCTGCAGACAATATTCGAAGAAGCGCAGAAAACCCGGGCTTCCGACATCCATGTCGAACCGCAGGAAAAATCTCTGCTGATCCGCTTTCGCATCGACGGCGTGCTGCATATCCAGACCGAGGCCGACAGCAAGATCGCCACCGCCCTGGTGCTGCGCCTGAAACTGATGTCCAACCTCGATATTTCGGAGAAGCGCCTGCCGCAGGACGGGCGCTTCAACATCAAGCTGCGCGGGCAGGCGGTCGACGTTCGTATCTCGACCATGCCGAACCAGTATGGCGAGTCGGTAGTCATGCGCTTGCTGGCGCAAAATACCGGACTGCTGGAACTGGATCGGCTGAGCATGCCGCCCCATGTGCTGGAGCGCTTTCGCCGTGCCATCAGCCGGCCGTCGGGCATCGTGCTGGTCACCGGTCCGACCGGCTCCGGCAAGACCACCACGCTGTATGCGGCGTTGAACGAACTCAACTCGCCGGAAATGAAAATCATCACCGTCGAAGATCCGGTCGAATATCGCCTGCCGGGCATCAATCAGGTGCAGGTGCATGAGAAGATTGACCTGAGTTTCTCGCGCGTGTTGCGTTCCGCGCTGCGCCAGGATCCGGACATCATCCTCGTCGGCGAAATGCGGGATGAGGACACTGCCGAAATCGGCATGCGCGCCGCCATGACCGGCCATATGGTTCTATCCACACTGCATACCAACGATGCCTTGTCGACGCCGATCCGGCTGCTCGACATGGGGGTTCCATCTTACATGGTGGCACTGTCCATCCACATGGTATTGGCGCAGCGCCTGGTGCGCGTGATCTGTCAGAACTGCTCGGCGCCGCATGAGCTGGAGCCGCATGAACGCGAATGGCTGCGCTACGAAGTCGGCGACCAGGTTGACAGTAAAGACTATAAACATGGCACAGGTTGCGCCCATTGTTCCAACACCGGCTATCAGGGCCGTCAGGCCGTCTATGAATTTCTGGAAATGACCAACGCCCTGGTCGCGGCTGCCAACCAGGGCGATCCGCATGAGTTCATCCGCCTCGGTCGCGAACAGATGGCCGGCAATACCTTGCGCCGCGATGCCGTGCGTCTGGTGCTGGAAGGCAGGACCACGGTCAGCGAAGCCATGCGCATCAGCAACCAGCTTGAAGAATAA
- a CDS encoding tRNA (cytidine(34)-2'-O)-methyltransferase has translation MFHIVLYQPEIPPNTGNVVRLAANAGCILHLVEPLGFDISDRAVRRAGLDYAEFTQVRVHRDWSSCRKALQGRRMFALTTKGHANVFATKFSAGDVFVFGPESRGLPAQTLEDIGAGNNLRLPMMPNCRSLNLSNAVAVTVYEAWRQVGFEKGV, from the coding sequence ATGTTCCATATCGTTCTATATCAGCCTGAAATCCCCCCCAATACAGGCAATGTCGTCCGTCTGGCTGCCAACGCAGGATGCATTTTGCATCTTGTTGAGCCGCTCGGGTTCGACATCAGCGACAGGGCGGTACGCCGCGCCGGCCTCGATTACGCGGAGTTCACACAAGTGCGGGTTCACCGCGATTGGTCGAGTTGCCGTAAAGCGCTGCAAGGCCGGCGCATGTTTGCCTTGACCACCAAGGGCCATGCAAATGTCTTTGCGACAAAATTTTCAGCGGGCGATGTGTTCGTGTTCGGCCCCGAATCTCGCGGCCTGCCAGCACAAACGCTGGAAGACATCGGCGCCGGAAACAACCTGCGCCTGCCGATGATGCCGAACTGCCGCAGCCTGAACCTTTCCAACGCCGTCGCGGTGACGGTGTATGAGGCATGGCGGCAGGTGGGATTTGAAAAAGGCGTTTAA
- a CDS encoding NAD(P)H-dependent glycerol-3-phosphate dehydrogenase, producing MKITVIGAGAWGTALAINFAQRHAMTLIADDAAHAAAINQTHENARYLPGHQLPQAIVAVAAIADAADADLFLIATPVAGLRSSLLSLQRLAPRVPLLWVCKGLEAGTALLPHQVAAEVHPGAASGVLTGPSFAEEVARGLPTAVVLASHDAAFAMNMANALHGSSMRIYANDDLIGAEVGGAVKNVLAIATGISDGLGLGLNARAALVTRGLAEITRFGVALGARSETFMGLTGVGDLILTCTGDLSRNRRVGFALASGTPLEQVTRELGHVAEGVPAAREVALRAEQLGIDMPITRTVIAVLDGRLAPSDAVGQLMAREAKIE from the coding sequence TTGAAGATCACGGTGATCGGTGCCGGAGCGTGGGGCACGGCACTGGCGATCAACTTCGCCCAGCGCCATGCGATGACGCTGATCGCGGATGATGCCGCGCACGCCGCTGCAATCAATCAGACACACGAAAACGCACGTTATCTGCCCGGCCACCAGTTGCCGCAAGCAATCGTCGCCGTGGCGGCCATCGCCGATGCGGCAGACGCCGATCTGTTCCTGATCGCCACTCCGGTGGCTGGCCTGCGTTCCTCCCTGCTTTCTCTCCAACGGTTGGCGCCACGGGTGCCGCTACTCTGGGTCTGCAAGGGACTGGAAGCCGGCACTGCCCTGTTGCCGCATCAGGTGGCAGCGGAAGTACATCCCGGCGCTGCCAGCGGCGTGTTGACCGGGCCCAGTTTCGCCGAGGAAGTGGCGCGTGGCCTGCCCACTGCCGTAGTTCTCGCATCGCATGACGCTGCGTTTGCCATGAACATGGCAAACGCGCTGCATGGCAGCAGCATGCGCATTTACGCCAACGACGATCTGATCGGCGCGGAGGTGGGCGGCGCGGTGAAAAATGTGCTCGCCATCGCCACCGGCATCAGCGACGGCCTCGGCCTCGGCTTGAACGCCCGCGCCGCGCTGGTGACCCGCGGTCTGGCCGAAATCACCCGCTTCGGCGTCGCGCTCGGCGCGCGCAGCGAAACCTTCATGGGCCTGACCGGCGTCGGCGATCTCATCCTGACCTGCACCGGTGACCTGTCGCGCAACCGCCGCGTCGGATTCGCACTGGCATCCGGCACGCCGCTGGAGCAGGTCACGCGCGAACTCGGTCATGTCGCGGAAGGCGTGCCGGCGGCGCGCGAGGTGGCGCTGCGCGCCGAGCAGCTCGGCATCGACATGCCCATCACCAGAACCGTGATTGCCGTGCTCGATGGCAGACTCGCGCCAAGCGACGCGGTTGGGCAGTTGATGGCGCGCGAAGCAAAAATTGAATAA
- a CDS encoding SH3 domain-containing protein: MRTLAVLSLGFALSVPAFALDYRSVSDNAVLYDAPSSKGVKHFIIARGSPVEVVLAQENWIKVRDNGGNMAWIEAQLLSSARTLLVRVDKADIRAEANDKSTIVFSAEKNVVLDLVEAGPPGWAKVKHRDGQSGFVKASQVWGL; the protein is encoded by the coding sequence ATGCGAACGCTGGCCGTCCTTTCGCTGGGGTTTGCGCTTTCGGTACCGGCCTTTGCCTTGGACTACCGCTCCGTCAGCGACAATGCGGTGCTCTACGACGCGCCGTCAAGCAAGGGCGTCAAGCATTTCATCATTGCCCGCGGCAGCCCGGTTGAAGTCGTACTGGCTCAGGAAAACTGGATCAAGGTGCGCGACAACGGCGGCAACATGGCCTGGATCGAAGCGCAGCTGCTGTCATCTGCACGTACCCTGCTGGTGCGGGTCGACAAGGCCGACATCCGCGCCGAGGCCAATGACAAAAGCACTATCGTGTTTTCCGCCGAGAAGAATGTCGTGCTCGACCTGGTCGAGGCCGGTCCGCCGGGCTGGGCCAAGGTGAAACATCGCGACGGCCAGAGCGGCTTCGTCAAAGCATCCCAAGTCTGGGGGTTGTGA
- the secB gene encoding protein-export chaperone SecB — protein sequence MSDQEQQPAFSIEKLYVKDLSLEVPNAPAVFLEQAGPNISIELHSAANTVSEGLYNVVLTVTVTAKHEDKTYFLVEAGQGGIFGIRNVPQESIDPILGVTCPTILFPYLREVVSETINRAGFPPVLLAPVNFEALYQQHAAQAAQPAPAQVQ from the coding sequence ATGAGCGATCAAGAACAACAGCCCGCCTTCAGCATCGAAAAGCTTTACGTCAAGGATTTGTCACTGGAGGTGCCCAACGCACCCGCCGTGTTCCTCGAACAGGCCGGGCCGAACATCAGCATTGAACTGCACAGTGCGGCAAATACCGTCAGCGAGGGACTCTACAACGTGGTGCTGACCGTCACCGTGACGGCCAAGCACGAGGACAAGACTTACTTCCTCGTTGAAGCCGGCCAGGGCGGCATTTTCGGGATCCGCAACGTGCCGCAGGAAAGCATCGATCCGATTCTTGGTGTGACCTGCCCGACGATCCTGTTCCCCTACCTGCGCGAAGTCGTTTCCGAGACCATCAACCGCGCCGGTTTCCCTCCCGTGCTGCTGGCCCCGGTCAATTTCGAGGCGCTGTACCAGCAACACGCCGCGCAAGCGGCGCAGCCAGCGCCGGCCCAAGTCCAGTAA
- the grxC gene encoding glutaredoxin 3, translating to MAKILMYATAVCPFCIRAEQLLRHKGATDIEKVRVDLDPARRQEMMEKTGQRTVPQIFIGATHVGGCDELYALDHAGKLDSLLSQMS from the coding sequence GTGGCGAAAATCCTGATGTATGCCACCGCCGTGTGTCCGTTCTGCATCCGTGCCGAACAACTGCTACGGCACAAGGGCGCGACCGATATCGAAAAGGTCCGCGTCGATCTCGATCCCGCGCGGCGCCAGGAAATGATGGAAAAAACCGGCCAGCGCACGGTGCCACAGATTTTCATCGGCGCCACCCATGTCGGCGGTTGCGACGAACTGTACGCGCTCGACCACGCCGGCAAGCTCGATTCTCTGTTGTCACAAATGTCGTAA
- a CDS encoding rhodanese-like domain-containing protein has translation MKDRIEMIEFIRHQWYWVVAALVSGGMLLWPLLRGNKMSLTPAAATLLMNREDALVLDVRETSEWNNGHIANARHLALTQFDKRLVEIEKFKQTPVIVCCAMGSRGQTAAAKLEKAGFEKVFNLAGGIAAWSEAGLPLTRKS, from the coding sequence ATGAAAGACCGAATTGAAATGATCGAATTTATCCGGCATCAATGGTACTGGGTTGTTGCGGCCCTGGTCAGCGGCGGCATGCTGCTGTGGCCGCTGCTGCGCGGCAACAAGATGAGCCTGACACCCGCCGCGGCCACGCTGTTGATGAACCGCGAGGATGCTCTGGTGCTCGATGTGCGTGAAACATCCGAATGGAATAACGGCCATATCGCCAATGCGCGCCATCTCGCGCTTACCCAGTTCGACAAGCGTCTGGTCGAGATCGAGAAGTTCAAGCAGACGCCGGTGATCGTTTGCTGTGCCATGGGCAGCCGCGGACAGACCGCGGCAGCAAAGCTCGAAAAGGCCGGCTTTGAAAAGGTATTCAACCTGGCGGGCGGCATCGCGGCATGGTCCGAAGCCGGCCTGCCCTTGACCAGAAAGTCGTAA
- a CDS encoding murein hydrolase activator EnvC family protein: MAAPIDAKRKELKTLQSRLGALQSDLTRNEASKADAADKLRDIESSISVANRRLRGLGDNRAAVLAQLSDLERQSQQLAVQIERQQQHLSRLLYQQFVHGNDDALHVLLAGGDPNQSARERYFLTLLSREKANLLDEMRAALKEKNRLAAAAQEKNEELAAIEKQQQTERTALLGQQKERQILLAKIANRIKAQKKQIDTLKGNEKRLTRLIDGLARLAIRPKAKRAVPGPAPRRGKIERGPDLSNVSGAFAALRGRLHLPVRGAIADRFGSQRGDRATTWKGIFIRASEGSDVHAVADGTVVYADWLRGFGNLMIVDHGDDFLSVYGNNQSLLREAGQDVKAGEAIATVGASGGGEESGLYFELRHQGQPFDPLRWISLK; encoded by the coding sequence ATGGCAGCGCCGATCGATGCCAAGCGCAAGGAACTCAAAACCCTGCAATCGCGTCTCGGCGCCTTGCAAAGCGATCTCACCAGGAACGAGGCGTCGAAGGCCGACGCCGCCGACAAACTGCGCGACATCGAATCCTCGATTTCGGTCGCCAATCGCAGACTGCGCGGATTGGGCGACAACCGCGCCGCGGTTCTGGCCCAGTTAAGCGATCTGGAGCGGCAGTCGCAACAACTGGCGGTACAGATCGAGCGCCAGCAGCAACACCTCTCCCGTTTGCTCTACCAGCAGTTTGTGCATGGCAATGACGATGCGCTGCATGTGCTGTTGGCGGGTGGCGACCCCAACCAGTCGGCCCGTGAGCGCTATTTCCTCACCTTGCTGTCACGTGAAAAGGCGAATCTGCTGGATGAAATGCGCGCTGCCCTGAAGGAAAAAAACCGCCTTGCCGCTGCTGCGCAAGAAAAGAATGAGGAACTCGCCGCCATTGAAAAACAACAGCAGACGGAACGCACCGCGCTGCTGGGCCAGCAAAAGGAGCGCCAGATCCTGTTGGCGAAAATTGCCAATCGCATCAAGGCCCAGAAGAAACAGATCGACACCCTCAAGGGCAACGAGAAGCGCCTGACCAGGCTGATCGACGGCTTGGCGCGGCTCGCCATCCGTCCCAAGGCAAAACGAGCCGTGCCGGGGCCGGCACCCCGGCGCGGCAAGATCGAACGCGGCCCCGATTTGTCCAATGTCAGCGGCGCTTTCGCCGCGTTGCGCGGCAGATTGCATCTGCCGGTGCGTGGCGCCATTGCCGACCGCTTCGGTTCGCAGCGCGGCGACCGTGCCACCACCTGGAAGGGAATTTTCATCCGCGCCAGCGAAGGCAGCGATGTCCATGCCGTTGCCGACGGTACCGTTGTTTATGCCGATTGGTTGCGTGGTTTCGGTAACCTGATGATCGTCGACCATGGCGACGACTTTCTTTCCGTTTATGGCAACAACCAGTCGCTGCTGCGTGAAGCCGGTCAGGACGTCAAGGCCGGAGAGGCCATCGCAACGGTCGGCGCCAGCGGTGGCGGCGAGGAATCGGGTTTATACTTCGAACTCAGGCATCAGGGCCAACCCTTCGACCCTTTACGCTGGATAAGCCTGAAGTAA
- a CDS encoding S41 family peptidase, whose product MRGKLQKIGFIGIGIIAGILISLNFSANAGKESASAALPVEELRSFADVFNAIKQGYVEPVDDKTLINHAISGMLSNLDPHSAYLDADSFKELQVSTQGEFGGLGLEVGMEDGFVKVVSPIEDTPAWRAGIKAGDLIVKLDEAPVKGMTLSEAVKKMRGKPKTDITLTILRKGENKPIVATLTREVIKVQSIKSKLIEPGFGYVRITQFQEETTSDLVKALDKLYKDKENKGEPLRGLMLDLRNDPGGLLNSAIGVSAAFLPADSLVVSTDGRTDDAKRKYTASADDYLRGRRGDPLKQLPGGVRDVPIIVLINGGSASASEIVAGALQDHKRALILGTQSFGKGSVQTVLPLSANTAIKLTTARYFTPSGRSIQAKGITPDVIVEATPNGGAHEWLREADLERHLVNDKDQSSDKEDGRHQTKKAKPAKGNLDEENAYKPIEFASKDDYQMSQALNLLKAWQIMQKK is encoded by the coding sequence ATGCGCGGCAAGCTGCAAAAAATCGGATTTATCGGCATCGGCATCATCGCCGGCATTCTCATCAGCCTGAATTTCTCGGCCAACGCCGGCAAGGAAAGCGCGTCCGCCGCGCTACCGGTTGAAGAGCTGCGCAGCTTCGCCGATGTCTTCAATGCCATCAAACAGGGCTATGTCGAGCCGGTTGACGACAAGACGCTGATCAACCATGCCATCAGCGGCATGCTGTCCAACCTCGACCCGCACTCGGCCTACCTTGATGCCGATTCGTTCAAGGAGTTGCAGGTTTCGACGCAGGGCGAGTTCGGCGGTCTTGGTCTCGAAGTCGGCATGGAGGACGGTTTCGTCAAGGTGGTCTCGCCAATCGAGGATACCCCGGCCTGGCGCGCCGGAATCAAGGCCGGCGATCTGATCGTCAAGCTCGACGAGGCCCCGGTGAAAGGCATGACGCTTTCCGAGGCCGTGAAAAAAATGCGCGGCAAACCCAAGACCGACATCACGCTCACCATCCTCCGCAAGGGCGAAAACAAGCCCATCGTTGCGACACTGACGCGCGAGGTCATCAAGGTGCAAAGCATCAAGTCGAAGCTGATCGAACCAGGCTTCGGCTATGTGCGCATCACCCAGTTCCAGGAAGAAACCACAAGTGATCTGGTCAAGGCGCTTGACAAGCTGTACAAGGACAAGGAAAACAAGGGTGAGCCGCTACGCGGCCTGATGCTGGATCTGCGCAACGATCCGGGCGGCCTGCTGAATTCCGCCATCGGCGTATCCGCCGCCTTTCTGCCGGCTGACAGCCTGGTGGTCTCAACCGACGGCCGCACCGATGACGCCAAACGCAAATACACGGCGAGCGCGGATGACTACCTGCGCGGCCGCAGGGGCGATCCCCTCAAGCAACTGCCGGGTGGCGTGCGCGATGTGCCTATCATCGTGCTGATCAATGGCGGTTCGGCCTCGGCCTCGGAAATTGTTGCCGGTGCGCTGCAGGATCACAAGCGCGCGCTGATACTCGGGACCCAGAGCTTCGGCAAGGGTTCGGTGCAGACGGTGCTGCCGCTCTCCGCCAACACCGCCATCAAACTCACCACGGCGCGCTATTTCACGCCGAGCGGCCGTTCGATCCAGGCCAAGGGCATTACGCCGGACGTGATCGTCGAGGCGACGCCCAACGGCGGAGCGCACGAATGGTTGCGTGAAGCGGATCTTGAGCGCCATCTGGTCAATGACAAGGATCAATCCAGCGACAAGGAAGACGGCAGGCACCAGACGAAGAAGGCCAAACCGGCGAAGGGCAATCTCGATGAAGAAAATGCGTACAAGCCGATCGAGTTTGCGTCGAAGGATGACTACCAGATGAGCCAGGCGTTGAACCTGCTGAAAGCCTGGCAGATCATGCAGAAGAAGTGA
- a CDS encoding HesA/MoeB/ThiF family protein, whose amino-acid sequence MIDDQLLRYSRHILLPQIGIEGQEKLLAARALIIGAGGLGSPAALYLAPAGIGTLVLADGDTVDLTNLQRQILHRTEAIGMAKAASGQRTLNAINPECRVIALQERLEGDRLFAEVALADVVLDCSDNFATRHAVNRACVAANKPLVSGAAIRFDGQVAVFDPRLPDAPCYHCLFPEGDNVNLERCAVTGVFAPITGIVGAMQAAEALKLVAGCGKSLAGRLLLLDGLAMEWRSIKVPRDPDCTVCKQRP is encoded by the coding sequence ATGATTGATGACCAGCTCCTGCGCTACAGCCGCCATATCCTGCTGCCGCAGATCGGCATTGAAGGCCAGGAGAAGCTGCTCGCGGCACGCGCGCTGATTATCGGCGCCGGCGGGCTCGGTTCCCCGGCTGCCCTCTACCTCGCCCCGGCCGGCATCGGTACGCTGGTGCTGGCGGACGGCGACACGGTCGATCTCACCAACCTGCAACGCCAGATTCTGCATCGCACCGAGGCGATCGGCATGGCCAAGGCTGCATCGGGGCAACGTACGCTCAACGCCATCAATCCGGAATGTCGTGTGATTGCGCTGCAGGAACGGCTGGAAGGCGACCGCCTTTTTGCCGAAGTCGCACTGGCTGACGTCGTACTCGATTGCAGCGACAACTTCGCCACCCGCCATGCGGTGAACCGCGCCTGTGTTGCCGCGAACAAGCCGCTGGTCTCCGGCGCCGCCATTCGCTTCGATGGACAGGTCGCCGTCTTCGACCCGCGCCTGCCCGATGCGCCTTGCTATCACTGCCTGTTCCCCGAAGGCGACAATGTCAATCTGGAACGCTGCGCCGTCACCGGCGTCTTCGCCCCGATTACGGGTATCGTCGGCGCGATGCAGGCGGCCGAAGCGCTGAAGCTGGTTGCCGGCTGCGGCAAATCGCTGGCGGGACGGCTGTTGTTGCTCGACGGCCTGGCAATGGAATGGCGCTCGATCAAGGTGCCGCGCGATCCGGACTGTACGGTGTGCAAACAGCGTCCCTGA